AAAACCTAGTGTTTTTATTTTAATTGTCAAATACAATGGTATAGATGAACCAAGGGGGGAAGGTCTTTGACTCTTTAGTTTTCACACTTCTTAACCTCAATTATTTGTTCAAAGGAGGACTAAACGTGAAACATGAAAGATTCATGAAGAACACATTCCAAACTTGTATGACTTACTTGTAAGGTCCATTCCCATTCAAGAAACTTCTTACTCGCTACTTTTAGTATATACTATGATTTACACAACGTCTGGAGCAGTTCAGATAGAGCAGCCAGGACTTTGCCCACTGCCTTGTTTTGACTTCTGAGCAGAGCACTGTTTTTGGCCAGAGGTCGGCTGTTAATTGACTGGTTGTAGGTTCGAACTTATTCGGGTCGATTTTTTTTTTGAAATATAAGGAATTTTTACGCACGGTGCAGTTCACATATTTCAGTTCAAAGGATCGTTATGCTAGCGTATTGTTGATATTGTGGAGGTAATGAATGAGAGAAGGATTGTCTTTGTGACAAGATCAGAAGGGTGTGAAGTGATGCCACAAAGAGAGCACATAGCTATTGTTCTGTGGATGGAGAATGACGAGATGATCAATGTCAATTCAGTTGGCCATTATAATCATGCTTGCACAAAATATCAGATTTCAGATTAGGTGCAGAAACATCAGAATCTCTCATGATATTCTTTTTTTATGGTCGAAAGAATCTCATGAGAGATTTGGTTCATGGATCCTGGCTGCTCTATGTATTTTGATGGATTTTAGTTTTCCTTGGAGAAATTTGATAGCAATTTTGTCCCAAGTAAATATTTCAGACCCTTAATTTTATTATTTGTTCTTTCTGAATTCCAAGTTTAACCACCTTCCAACTTCGTTCAAAAAGTTGGCCATTTTTACTTGGCTAAGTGTGGTTTCTGGGTTACTTTGCCAAAATGCAACCCATCAAGCAAGTAGTTATTAAAGGGTGGTGAACAGGCTGTACAAACAATTGCTTAGAAGTGTTCTAATTAGCAATCAATATCTAGCAATGACAGACTTCTATAAATTACAGAGAAACAGAAAAGAAAGCTGTTCAGACTTTGATGGCTCAATCAATCATACAAACCTTCTTGCTCCCATATATCAACAAGAAAGTCGATCATTTCCTGTCATTTTCAAATTTTGAGAACGAGTTAGAAAGAATCACACAGCTTGCAGAAGGAAGCAGAATAAGATAGGTGAGACAATTTGGAGCCGAGTCACCAACTTACAGGAAGAGGGATTGGCCGCTGAAAACGCTTGTTGGTACTCAGTAAGCTATCATAAGTTGCATTCCAACTACAAACACAATCATTGGATCATTTGTACTATGCACTTATGTATGCAGCATAGCAAGAATCAAGCAAAAATTAGAAATGTAATGCCTACTTTTACAAACTAGGAGTAGGAATTGTATATTGAAATACTCAAACATTGGCAAATGCGAGATGATCTAATGAATATGCAACATGTAAAAGGAAAATGCTGCTTTTACAGTATGCCTCTACTACGAGTACCACTACTATTGAAGGGAATAAAGAAATAATCACCTTATTGTAGGTTCTCGAAGTTGTGTCCGGGGTTGAGACTTTTTATTTCCAACCCACTGCTGTCTTGTCTGGTTCCACAGTAAGAGACCTGTATCATTGAAATTTTAATTGTCAAAATTTTTAGTTTAGTACATGAGTTTGAAATAAAGGTTTCACAGAAACAATAATAAGTCTTCACAGAGGCTAAGCCACCAATTTTCAAAAGATCATCATAAATTATCATCGATCACTTTCACTTCCAAAAAGATTATACATTGATAGGCGGACAAATAACGTATGAAAAATGACTAAAAACAACCAGCTGAAAAGAAAAAAAGTGTCGTGAGAGGTAAGCATTCTTGACCATCACCATTGTTTTCCATTATTCTTTAAACATAGAAATCAAAACATGCATAGGCACTATGTACCAGTTATGAATTCCTATAATAGTTACTTCCAGTTCTATGTTATCCGCATTACTGAGCACCTTCTACTTTCGAATATATAATACACTGAACCACATAGGCCAAGGGAGCTCTTTCTATGACAGTCAGTTACCAGAATACGTGTATCAGAATCATCTAGCCCCAAGCTTCATTGGACCATTTTTCACATGGAAAAAAACTAGTATTTTGTGGGTCAGACTTAACAACATCAAGGTCTCAAGGATGCCATATAAACAACACAAATAATAGTTCCAATGAGTGATAACCCTCACTCCCTCTTTTCAAAAAGAAGAAATAAGAAAAAACACAGAGAGATAGAGCCCCAAAAACACATATGCATATATACGGGTTTATTAGATATATACCGTGATTTACAAATTCAGAAGTATTGCTTGTGCTGCTCGCACCATGGGCGTCAAGGGGGTTGTTTGAAGTGATGCTTATCTGAGACAGAATCGCACTGTTATCCATATCAATAGTGCTAGTGCTCCAGAAATCCTCTGATATGCTGTTTTTCCTCAATGGTTGACCTTGAATTCTCAGTCTGTTTGATGGCTCATCTACCACAGTAAATCTGGGTTGGCTACAGCTTCCAAGACAACCTCTGCTCTGTTACAAATTAGTTTTAAGTAACCATGAAAATGATTAGTGCCACCTAACTCGGTTACATTCAGGGATCCAGAAATGTTATGACAGACTGTAGAAAAATAAAAAAGAAAGAAACAACCAAAGTTGGCATATGTGCTATAAATGTAAACTAAGACAAATTGAGTGCATATATTTGCATAAACAGTTTCATTTGAAGAATGAATACCCTTTTCCAAGAAAGGAAGAAAATATAAGAAAAGAGTAAAAAGATGGCCATAAATTTTCTTAAGATTCTATAAGATGAAAATACTATATGCCAGGAGTTAACTATAATACAAATTTTCCTTGTTTAGGTGAACAGATAGCAACATATCACCAAAAAAAGTTGTAAGCTAAGAAGCATGCAATCTATGAGTTTCAATAGCTGTCAAAGTCTCAAAGACAAACCATAGTATGCATGAACATAGATATTTAATTTAAACACACGGAGCAATTGTTGAGTGCATGATCCTATGAGAATCCACAACTAACCGTACTGAATATACACTTGATGCATGAATATGGACAGGTTCTTCTCTTTGAGAAGAATACAGATAAGTTGGTAGACACAAACACAGGTAAAATATACTAAAGAGAAATTAGCAGTACTCCAGGAAAACTTTGCTAAATTAGAAAACCATCCTGGAGAAAGATTTTTTGGTACCAAAGTCACATATTGAGCAAACACACCTAGGATTCAATTTAACCCCAAGAAAAGAACACAACTACTCATATTCACACCACCCAATCTAAGGCCACACAGCCACAGTAATTTTGAAAAATATCTATTATAAGGAAGGCATGCCATTCCTTGGAGCTAATTATTTCTGGTAGCAAATAGAAAGAATTCCTTTCCCCCTTACACTGAAAAGTGCCTTGCATTTAGTTTTGAACTTCTCCATAAGTAGAACCACAAGAGCTCGAAAACAAGTTCCAGAGAATGCAAAAAATGAAGAGCAAGATTTCTTCCCAAAACATCTCTCTGTCTGGGACAACAAACAACACCTAGAATACATAATTCCCCCAGAATTCCATGCAAAGGGAATACCCTTATTAGAATGCCAAATGCCTAAGACTCGAAGCAAAGAATGGCCATGTATCCTTATTCACTCACTCTCAAGCTCGCTTAACGGACAAGCAAGTTCAAGTACAAAGATTCCTAAAACAAAGTTAAAGGAACAAAGCTTCAGCTACAGAAGAAAGCCTTAAATCTTCCGTTTGGTCAGGTTATCCAGAAAGCCAGGGGAAAAAACAAAAGAAACATTACACTTTTGTATCTTTGTTTTCAGTGATGTCACCATTCCTAGAAACAGCAAGATCAATTGTTTTACGCCAAATATAAGTAAGCCGAATTAGCGCTCAAGAATCTCAGCAAAGAGCAAATATCATTTCCAGATGTAATAGTCCCACTCTTTTCCCTCTCATTGCTATTATAAACATACAAACAGAAA
The window above is part of the Fragaria vesca subsp. vesca linkage group LG2, FraVesHawaii_1.0, whole genome shotgun sequence genome. Proteins encoded here:
- the LOC101311349 gene encoding uncharacterized protein LOC101311349: MHGSRGCLGSCSQPRFTVVDEPSNRLRIQGQPLRKNSISEDFWSTSTIDMDNSAILSQISITSNNPLDAHGASSTSNTSEFVNHGLLLWNQTRQQWVGNKKSQPRTQLREPTISWNATYDSLLSTNKRFQRPIPLPEMIDFLVDIWEQEGLYD